A section of the Syntrophorhabdaceae bacterium genome encodes:
- a CDS encoding cache domain-containing protein — protein MRKVLWVVMVCCFFLGLAMSDTYAAGQADAKTLIQKGAAFYKANGKDKAFAEFTNPKGQFTKGDLYIFVVDSKGKVFAHGGNARLVGKDMSELKDADGKFFMKEIIKTANEKGSGWVDYKWTNPVTKKVDSKTTYVEKVDGYAFGCGIYKK, from the coding sequence ATGAGAAAGGTGTTGTGGGTGGTAATGGTGTGCTGTTTTTTCCTGGGCCTTGCAATGTCGGATACCTATGCGGCAGGTCAGGCTGATGCTAAGACACTCATCCAGAAAGGTGCGGCGTTCTACAAAGCCAACGGTAAGGACAAAGCATTCGCGGAATTCACAAATCCAAAGGGGCAGTTCACGAAAGGCGATCTCTACATATTTGTCGTCGATTCAAAAGGTAAGGTCTTTGCTCACGGCGGCAATGCCAGGCTCGTAGGGAAAGACATGTCCGAGTTGAAGGATGCCGATGGCAAGTTCTTCATGAAAGAGATCATAAAGACCGCAAATGAAAAAGGGAGCGGGTGGGTCGACTACAAGTGGACGAACCCGGTAACCAAGAAGGTCGATAGCAAGACCACATATGTGGAGAAGGTCGATGGCTATGCTTTCGGATGCGGCATCTACAAGAAATAA
- a CDS encoding BrnA antitoxin family protein produces the protein MKKIPRFKTEEEERDFWRSHDSTEYVDWKKARRLTLANLKPSVKTISLRLPESMLEELKLLANKRDVPYQSLVKVFLSDRIEQELAAKGHEKSLHRIADKSGSR, from the coding sequence ATGAAGAAGATCCCCCGGTTCAAGACTGAAGAAGAGGAAAGAGATTTCTGGAGGAGTCACGATTCCACGGAATACGTTGACTGGAAGAAGGCACGAAGACTCACGCTTGCCAACCTGAAACCCTCCGTGAAAACGATCTCTCTCCGTCTTCCTGAATCCATGCTTGAAGAACTGAAGCTTCTGGCAAACAAGCGCGACGTACCCTACCAGTCTCTGGTCAAGGTCTTCCTGTCTGACAGGATAGAACAGGAACTCGCGGCCAAGGGGCATGAGAAGTCATTGCATCGGATCGCAGACAAGTCCGGCTCCCGTTGA
- a CDS encoding GAF domain-containing protein, translated as MTKRNLETGFGRIFMKKKDLYYRLMLSTGLFFIFPTFGFLFFAVKYDIIQDSSLPVFLSGFLVFSVVGFFILRTVFTRLTKVSAGLSERAASELSCSQSQDNPDELGSIVDTFNAVGDHLRNTLAELQQKTSEISTLKELSDLCYVTFDTDELFYITLERALKLVKADVGSVMILDRPKRKTFRIKAQIGLGDGVKVESAVAFDTSIAKYAVINKSALLVEDIEKDSRFGRSNRSPYSTKSFICMPLKTIGDIIGVINISRRNNDTVFTQHDVEVLTPLLSNAAFTYENIRLFKENELGNEIVRMTINMFKTINSSLKDSELIYAILHEIQSIMTYNLAVILTCDDNRPDELTVFDFSSKESTDLSREMNFNYRGTIFDKVMQQGTTLLLEDVECLTEPVEKKIFCDKFAQSAIVTALRVSGEVKGVMVLCAPSLADLDKGAQFIDVARDSVAFVVERIRLSASVSRRNQQLDTLKQIGSSLAASTFNIDEVLKYAMDMIRGTMEVEAGSLFLVRNGELEFKITFGVDVAVLEGSTIKLGQGIAGYAAAQGKSIMVNDAQNSPHFFPSIDMTTGFKTRSVLCVPMISQGKVMGIIELLNKQSGDFVKSDEDLLRSIISSLVVAVENSRLYAETVSMAEHERGIRQIFQKFVPSEVVDKIIHAEAAGASPVNEFRSLTFLNIDIRGFSKLAKNIGPHRTVPMINYFFSVMGEIVFRHQGIVDKYLGDGFLALFGAPISNIADADNAIFASLEMKSSMKDVSDYFLKEIGVPLSMGISIHTGDAVIGNIGFDKKMDYTVIGDAVNTVFRLQSLAKPFPNGILISDRTRKAAQYKLDLKEVGEYEIDAALEKVKVYEVLDYLRA; from the coding sequence ATGACTAAAAGGAATCTCGAGACCGGATTTGGCAGGATCTTCATGAAAAAGAAAGACCTCTATTACAGGCTCATGTTGAGCACGGGCCTGTTTTTCATTTTTCCGACCTTCGGCTTCCTTTTCTTTGCCGTGAAGTACGACATCATCCAGGACAGTTCCCTGCCGGTATTCCTTTCCGGCTTCCTCGTTTTTTCGGTTGTCGGTTTTTTTATCTTAAGGACGGTATTCACGAGGCTCACAAAGGTATCGGCGGGGCTTTCGGAGAGGGCGGCATCGGAGTTGTCCTGCTCCCAGTCGCAGGACAACCCGGACGAGCTGGGCAGCATAGTCGACACCTTCAATGCGGTGGGGGACCATCTCAGGAACACCCTTGCGGAGCTTCAGCAGAAGACGTCGGAGATATCGACGCTCAAAGAGCTTTCAGATCTCTGCTACGTGACGTTCGATACCGATGAGCTCTTCTACATTACTCTGGAACGTGCTCTGAAGCTTGTGAAGGCCGACGTGGGTTCAGTGATGATCCTTGACCGTCCGAAGCGCAAGACGTTTAGGATCAAGGCCCAAATCGGGCTTGGAGATGGGGTGAAGGTTGAAAGCGCAGTCGCTTTTGATACAAGCATAGCCAAATATGCCGTTATCAACAAATCGGCCCTTCTCGTGGAAGACATCGAAAAGGACAGCAGATTCGGGAGGAGCAATCGTTCACCGTATTCCACGAAGTCATTTATCTGTATGCCACTCAAGACAATCGGTGACATTATCGGTGTCATCAATATATCGCGCAGGAACAACGATACGGTCTTTACCCAGCACGATGTCGAGGTCCTGACACCCCTCTTAAGCAATGCCGCGTTCACCTACGAAAACATCCGGCTTTTCAAGGAGAACGAACTCGGGAACGAAATCGTGAGAATGACGATCAACATGTTCAAAACTATCAACTCGAGCCTGAAAGACAGCGAGCTCATCTACGCTATCCTGCACGAGATCCAGTCGATTATGACCTACAACCTTGCTGTTATTCTCACCTGCGACGACAACAGACCCGACGAACTCACGGTTTTCGACTTTTCATCAAAAGAGTCCACCGATTTGTCGAGGGAGATGAACTTCAACTATCGGGGTACGATCTTCGACAAGGTCATGCAGCAGGGGACCACGCTCCTCCTGGAGGATGTGGAGTGCCTGACGGAGCCTGTTGAAAAGAAGATCTTCTGTGATAAGTTCGCCCAATCCGCCATCGTGACCGCCCTTCGGGTGAGCGGCGAGGTCAAGGGCGTGATGGTCCTGTGCGCACCGAGTCTTGCCGACCTGGATAAGGGAGCGCAGTTTATCGATGTGGCGAGGGACAGCGTGGCATTTGTCGTCGAGCGCATACGGCTGTCGGCTTCTGTATCGAGGAGGAACCAGCAGCTCGATACGCTTAAACAGATCGGAAGTTCCCTCGCGGCATCGACATTCAATATCGATGAGGTTCTGAAGTACGCTATGGATATGATACGGGGAACAATGGAGGTGGAAGCCGGCTCCCTGTTCCTTGTCCGCAACGGTGAGCTGGAATTCAAGATCACCTTCGGCGTCGATGTCGCCGTACTCGAGGGATCGACGATCAAGCTGGGACAGGGCATAGCGGGATATGCAGCCGCGCAGGGGAAATCCATCATGGTGAACGATGCTCAGAATTCGCCCCATTTTTTTCCTTCGATAGACATGACCACAGGGTTCAAGACAAGATCCGTCCTGTGTGTTCCCATGATATCTCAAGGGAAAGTGATGGGCATCATAGAGCTGCTGAACAAACAGAGCGGAGATTTCGTCAAAAGCGATGAGGATCTCCTGCGGTCGATTATTTCGTCACTGGTGGTTGCTGTTGAGAACTCGCGGCTCTATGCGGAAACAGTTTCCATGGCAGAGCACGAGCGCGGTATTCGCCAAATATTTCAGAAGTTTGTGCCGTCGGAGGTGGTCGACAAGATCATCCACGCCGAGGCAGCCGGCGCTTCGCCGGTCAATGAATTCAGGTCCCTGACATTCCTCAATATCGATATAAGAGGGTTTTCGAAGCTGGCCAAGAACATAGGTCCGCACAGGACGGTTCCCATGATAAACTATTTCTTCTCCGTCATGGGAGAAATAGTTTTCAGGCACCAGGGGATCGTTGACAAATACCTCGGAGACGGTTTTCTGGCGTTATTCGGAGCGCCGATTTCTAATATTGCCGATGCCGACAATGCCATCTTCGCTTCACTTGAGATGAAGTCGTCCATGAAAGATGTGAGCGATTATTTCCTCAAGGAGATAGGGGTGCCGCTGTCAATGGGCATATCAATACACACCGGTGATGCCGTCATAGGGAACATAGGCTTCGATAAGAAAATGGACTATACGGTGATCGGTGATGCCGTCAACACTGTTTTTAGATTGCAGTCCCTCGCGAAGCCATTCCCGAACGGCATTCTGATCAGCGACAGAACGCGCAAGGCCGCCCAGTACAAACTTGATTTGAAGGAAGTCGGAGAATATGAGATCGACGCGGCACTGGAAAAAGTGAAGGTCTATGAGGTGCTGGATTACCTGAGGGCTTGA
- a CDS encoding BrnT family toxin, whose product MISDLLLKCTGFEWDRHNSENIKTRHNVTPVECEQVFFNIPVVSGDDEKHSEKENRFYVLGQTDSGRLLFLVFTVHRDKVRIISARDMNRKERRSYQTHEEDPPVQD is encoded by the coding sequence ATGATATCTGACCTTCTCCTGAAGTGCACCGGGTTCGAATGGGACAGGCACAATTCAGAGAATATCAAAACACGGCACAACGTGACACCGGTTGAATGCGAACAAGTATTCTTCAATATTCCCGTTGTGTCCGGTGACGACGAAAAGCACTCGGAGAAGGAAAACCGCTTCTACGTGTTAGGCCAGACGGACTCCGGCAGGCTATTGTTTCTGGTCTTCACGGTTCACAGGGACAAGGTACGGATCATATCTGCGAGAGACATGAACAGGAAAGAAAGGAGGTCCTATCAAACCCATGAAGAAGATCCCCCGGTTCAAGACTGA
- a CDS encoding acyltransferase codes for MEKRSLKWIELTRTFAMFFVVLCHSSDMVSFREDPWRAAAVSSAVRFAVPLFFIISGYLAGGGLPSGKGKTAFAGTLRHRSAPIIVNFLAWNIIYMFLVKIFFGAPLWSFSSLWNIATGYVHLYFIFVLLQLLLLHGLVSRFLKGRAGNAIIAFAAILSIVFYVISDTLLWTRGADGYFFEWHWGKLFAAWSLFYFWGVWLGDRTTVIERMSRSVIPLVAATAISFIPYAVETHVQLQVYGYTPRGYFLAGGLAFQFLCANLVLASAYRLIALKRTNRLTDAMVGSGADTYGIYLCHYAFVMAMGYLQAYLPIPLPPVLAILLIAVIAWTASQGLVRVLGSPRFRAVNLVLFRMERKGLRG; via the coding sequence GTGGAAAAACGCAGCCTCAAATGGATAGAACTCACAAGGACCTTCGCGATGTTCTTTGTCGTGCTGTGTCATTCCAGTGACATGGTTTCTTTTCGGGAGGACCCGTGGCGGGCGGCTGCGGTTTCATCGGCGGTCCGTTTTGCGGTCCCCCTTTTCTTCATCATCTCCGGATACCTGGCCGGTGGGGGTCTTCCGTCCGGGAAAGGCAAGACTGCCTTCGCCGGCACTCTCAGGCACAGGAGCGCCCCGATCATTGTCAACTTCCTCGCATGGAACATCATTTACATGTTCCTGGTGAAGATCTTTTTCGGCGCACCCTTGTGGTCTTTCAGCTCCCTGTGGAACATTGCCACCGGGTATGTCCATCTCTATTTCATTTTTGTCCTCCTGCAGCTTCTCCTCCTTCACGGGTTGGTCAGCCGGTTTCTCAAGGGACGAGCCGGCAATGCGATCATCGCTTTTGCGGCGATCCTGTCGATTGTCTTCTACGTAATATCGGACACCCTGCTGTGGACGAGAGGGGCCGACGGTTATTTCTTCGAATGGCATTGGGGCAAGTTGTTCGCTGCCTGGTCTTTGTTCTACTTCTGGGGCGTGTGGCTTGGCGACCGGACCACTGTGATCGAAAGAATGTCGCGGTCTGTCATTCCTCTCGTCGCGGCAACTGCCATATCCTTCATACCCTACGCCGTCGAGACCCATGTCCAATTACAGGTTTATGGATACACTCCTCGGGGCTATTTCCTGGCGGGCGGCCTTGCCTTCCAGTTCCTCTGCGCCAATCTCGTTCTCGCCTCAGCCTACCGGCTGATCGCCCTCAAGAGAACTAACCGGCTGACGGATGCGATGGTCGGGTCCGGCGCCGATACGTACGGCATATACCTTTGCCATTATGCGTTCGTCATGGCCATGGGATATTTGCAGGCATACCTCCCTATTCCCTTGCCACCTGTGCTTGCGATCCTTTTGATCGCCGTCATCGCCTGGACCGCAAGCCAGGGCCTTGTCAGAGTTCTTGGCTCGCCGCGTTTCAGGGCTGTCAATCTTGTGTTGTTTCGTATGGAGAGAAAAGGGCTCAGGGGTTAG
- a CDS encoding HAMP domain-containing methyl-accepting chemotaxis protein has product MKHYFVNLKLSRKILFSPMVVLAMLIVFGVVAYLGMMNQKSAMDDMYHDTFANYQKASKLKDELTNVHANIYKVLSWANSNYNKDKVEALGKTQLATLQKAITDVENHLKRSNIGAEEKKIYGLLLNNLREYNKPVEGVIDVASVDIASATMFMGTTDDKFQVLNKNLTQMMNQEDKRSESNYKSSVASYRRVFALSIIVLVIAIIVSILATVLTTRVILEPINKTVQMIGDISQGNLTKRIETISQDEIGSMARIFNDFVGTLHHTISRVADSSNRVSDAAAMLDNGAEQMAAGIEQATSQVNSVATASEEMSTTSSEIAQNCVRVAGSSENANNSARTGEEIITGTISVMNSINERVRDSAQIIESLGMRSEQIGAVVGLINEIADQTNLLALNAAIEAARAGEHGRGFAVVADEVRKLAERTSHATKEISETIIAMQTETKNAVNSMQEGVSEARRGATEATKSGDALHDILNQVNVVTTEINQIAVASEQQTATTNEIANNIQQISEVMAETARQIQDNANAASQLAGLSRDLHDVVGQFTL; this is encoded by the coding sequence GTGAAACACTATTTCGTGAACCTTAAGTTATCAAGAAAGATCTTGTTCTCGCCCATGGTTGTCCTCGCCATGTTGATCGTATTTGGGGTTGTTGCATATCTCGGGATGATGAATCAGAAAAGTGCCATGGATGACATGTATCACGATACGTTTGCCAACTATCAAAAAGCCTCCAAACTAAAGGACGAACTCACGAATGTGCACGCCAATATCTATAAAGTGTTGAGTTGGGCAAATTCGAATTATAACAAAGATAAAGTGGAGGCACTGGGAAAAACACAACTGGCGACGCTTCAAAAGGCCATCACGGATGTCGAGAATCACCTGAAACGGAGTAATATAGGAGCGGAGGAAAAAAAGATCTATGGCTTACTCCTCAACAACCTTAGAGAATACAACAAACCGGTAGAAGGTGTTATTGACGTCGCGTCCGTCGATATCGCGTCCGCAACAATGTTCATGGGAACAACAGACGATAAATTCCAGGTGCTGAACAAGAATCTCACTCAAATGATGAACCAGGAAGACAAGCGGAGTGAATCGAATTACAAATCTTCCGTTGCCAGCTACCGCCGTGTGTTCGCGTTGTCTATCATTGTCCTTGTCATAGCCATAATAGTCTCTATCCTGGCCACCGTGCTTACCACACGAGTTATCCTTGAACCCATTAACAAGACCGTGCAAATGATCGGGGATATCTCCCAGGGGAACCTTACAAAACGAATAGAGACAATCTCACAGGATGAAATAGGGTCAATGGCGCGAATTTTTAATGATTTCGTTGGAACCCTGCATCATACAATATCCCGGGTAGCGGATAGCAGCAACCGTGTTTCAGATGCTGCGGCAATGCTCGACAACGGCGCAGAGCAAATGGCTGCGGGCATCGAACAGGCCACGAGCCAGGTCAATTCGGTCGCGACCGCGAGCGAAGAGATGTCTACGACTTCCTCCGAAATAGCACAAAACTGCGTACGGGTTGCAGGAAGTTCTGAAAATGCCAATAATTCCGCTCGAACCGGGGAAGAGATCATTACAGGAACGATATCCGTTATGAACTCCATCAACGAACGGGTGAGGGACTCCGCTCAAATCATTGAGAGCCTCGGCATGCGTTCAGAACAGATAGGTGCCGTGGTGGGCCTTATCAATGAAATAGCCGACCAGACGAACCTGCTTGCCTTGAATGCGGCCATCGAGGCAGCGCGGGCCGGCGAGCATGGCAGAGGTTTCGCCGTCGTTGCCGATGAGGTCAGAAAGCTCGCGGAAAGGACTTCCCATGCAACCAAGGAAATAAGCGAGACGATCATAGCAATGCAAACCGAAACAAAAAATGCCGTCAATTCTATGCAGGAGGGAGTGTCCGAGGCCCGGCGCGGAGCGACTGAGGCCACCAAGTCGGGGGATGCGCTTCACGACATATTGAATCAGGTTAATGTGGTGACAACAGAGATAAATCAGATTGCGGTCGCATCGGAACAGCAAACAGCGACGACAAACGAAATAGCCAACAACATACAGCAGATATCCGAGGTCATGGCCGAAACCGCGCGGCAGATCCAGGACAATGCGAATGCCGCTTCCCAATTAGCCGGGCTATCCCGGGATCTGCACGACGTGGTCGGACAATTCACCTTGTAA
- a CDS encoding type II toxin-antitoxin system RelE/ParE family toxin has translation MNIVQSPYFRRVYRKLHRNQAKPVNDAIRHIMSDPTCGEERKGDLAGVRVYKFPVLDQQFLLAYGYDEQALFLLGLGVHENFYRELKR, from the coding sequence ATGAACATTGTCCAGTCGCCATATTTCAGGCGTGTCTACAGGAAGCTTCACCGTAATCAGGCCAAGCCGGTCAACGACGCGATCAGGCATATCATGTCGGATCCAACATGCGGCGAAGAGAGGAAGGGTGATCTGGCTGGTGTACGGGTATACAAATTCCCTGTCCTTGACCAGCAGTTCCTTCTGGCCTATGGGTATGATGAACAGGCGCTCTTCCTCCTTGGTCTGGGCGTCCATGAGAACTTCTATCGGGAGCTGAAGAGATGA